One genomic segment of Odocoileus virginianus isolate 20LAN1187 ecotype Illinois chromosome 17, Ovbor_1.2, whole genome shotgun sequence includes these proteins:
- the PVALEF gene encoding LOW QUALITY PROTEIN: parvalbumin-like EF-hand-containing protein (The sequence of the model RefSeq protein was modified relative to this genomic sequence to represent the inferred CDS: inserted 2 bases in 1 codon; substituted 1 base at 1 genomic stop codon) produces the protein MDEELSFQVKKLALAMGTSLSDKDIDLLPMDVRHHSSFSYIKFFQYMQKFQASGQLDSVICKAFQTLDEDQSSFIEWNEIKXSQSQGQGYTLSTIPSRGPXPLTGEEADAVIQAADTDGRIDFEENLSPALQFSELIKKEKIPKK, from the exons ATGGACGAGGAGTTATCCTTCCAGGTGAAGAAGTTGGCCTTGGCCATGGGCACATCCCTGTCAGATAAGGACATAGATCTGCTGCCCATGGACGTGAGGCACCACA GCTCCTTCAGCTACATCAAGTTCTTCCAGTACATGCAGAAGTTCCAGGCCTCAGGGCAGCTGGACAGTGTCATCTGCAAGGCCTTCCAGACCCTGGACGAGGACCAGAGCAGCTTCATCGAGTGGAATGAGATAAAGTAGAGCCAGAGCCAAGGACAGGGG TACACCCTGTCCACAATCCCCAGCAGGGGACC ACCACTGACAGGTGAAGAGGCTGACGCTGTGATCCAGGCGGCCGACACGGATGGGAGGATTGACTTTGAAG AAAATCTGTCTCCTGCTCTACAATTTTCTGAATTgatcaaaaaggagaaaattccAAAGAAGTAG
- the CEP131 gene encoding centrosomal protein of 131 kDa — protein MKGSRALSGPEGSLEGVDLSLTGLPPPMNRRPNSASTTKPITRSISVVTGSEPRRKTLENPGPGGSRAINNLRRSNSATQVNQPQANQAWPSPLRPAEPPDFLTLFEGSPSGRKRPASLSKASSEKGATWNVLDDRPRAFTLPSDAQSPGALDVPVGPRRRECTVPLAANFTANNRSNKGAVGNCVTTMVHNHYTPSEKVPPPPKSSNHTAPSLNNIIKAATDEGEGSSLGKPQKNVARSNHVVQNNSGGTASLLRRKEVTEEEAERFIHQVNQAAVTIQRWYRHQVQRRRAGAARLERLLASKREGQRQRLGEGTLLDQHQQKEAARRKAREEKARQARRAAIQELQQKRAQKSGNADLGLLKGTGETEKPQPTQEPAVRPGSTAQQTHKANNTGARFRTAGLEDAGQPALGSSPEPQQLSEDKPQDASLQDVPGEGLEGMGPAGSRAKSKATLDELLDTLKLLEQEPEPLSCPRAYHKDKYAWTDEEDDASSLTADNLEKFGKLSAAAGPPEDGTLLSEAKLQSIMNFLDEMEKSGQGRPASAPQGPMLEEGLGRLEPASEVSTSVMRLQLEVEEKKQAMVLLQRALAQQRDLTFRRVKETERELGRQLRQQKEHYEATIQRHLSFIDQLIEDKKALGEKCEALVAELKLGDQRRKDREAQLQEQHELEIKKLKELMSATEKVRREKWINEKTRKIKEITVKGLEPEIQKLIAKHKQEVKKLKGLHATELLQAEERAAQHYGRQAEELREHLEREKEALGRQEWERAQQRFEQHLEQEQRALQQQRRRLYNEVAEEKERLGQQAARQRAELDELRRQLEESSSAGGRALRAEFEKGREEQERKHQMELKALKDQLEVERQMWEANSAKKEEAWLLNRERELKEEMRKGRDKEIELVIHRLEADMTQAREESERAAENRVKRLRDKYEAELSELEQSERKLQERCAELKGRLGEAEGENVRLQGLVRQKEKELADVKAVNEQLTGERSSLAQVLRQEFADRLVTSEEENRQVKAELAELRARQRLELEQLTREKQAELEEVHGRVKMALAKKEEAVSSLRKQHQAAMKRADHLEELLEQCRRPFPSTK, from the exons ATGAAAGGCTCCAGGGCCCTCAGCGGCCCCGAGGGCAGCCTGGAAGGTGTGGACTTGAGTCTGACAGGCCTCCCTCCACCCATGAACCGGCGCCCCAATAGTGCTTCCACCACCAAGCCCATCACCCGCTCCATCTCCGTGGTCACTGGCAGTGAGCCAAGGAGGAAGACGCTG GAGAACCCAGGGCCCGGAGGCTCCCGGGCCATCAACAACCTTCGCAGATCTAACAGCGCCACGCAGGTCAACCAACCACAAGCCAACCAGGCGTGGCCCAGCCCCCTCAG GCCGGCAGAGCCCCCAGACTTCCTGACTCTCTTCGAGGGCAGCCCCAGTGGGAGAAAAAGGCCAGCCAGTCTGAGCAAAGCCTCCAGTGAGAAGGGAGCCACGTGGAATGTGCTG GATGACCGGCCCAGGGCCTTTACCTTGCCATCTGATGCCCAGAGTCCTGGAGCCCTTGATGTGCCAGTGGGCCCGAGGAGGAGAGAGTGCACGGTGCCCCTGGCTGCCAACTTCACCGCCAACAACAG GAGCAACAAGGGTGCCGTGGGCAACTGTGTCACCACCATGGTGCACAACCACTACACCCCCTCAGAAAAGGTGCCGCCGCCCCCCAAGAGCTCCAACCACACGGCTCCCTCCCTCAA CAATATCATCAAGGCAGCCACAGACGAGGGCGAGGGCAGCAGCCTCGGGAAGCCGCAGAAGAACGTGGCCCGCAGCAACCACGTGGTCCAGAATAACTCGGGGGGTACCGCCAGCCTGCTAAGACGGAAGGAGGTGACCGAGGAGGAGGCTGAGAG GTTCATCCACCAGGTGAACCAGGCCGCTGTCACCATCCAGCGCTGGTACCGACACCAGGTGCAGCGGCGCCGGGCCGGAGCCGCCCGCCTGGAGCGCCTGCTGGCGTCCAAGCGAGAG GGGCAGCGGCAGCGCCTGGGAGAGGGGACCCTCCTGGACCAACACCAACAGAAAGAGGCAGCCAGAAGGAAGGCCCGGGAGGAGAAGGCGCGCCAGGCCCGGAGGGCAGCTATCCAA GAACTGCAGCAGAAGCGAGCCCAGAAATCAGGCAATGCTGACCTTGGGCTGCTGAAGGGGACGGGGGAGACGGAGAAGCCCCAGCCCACCCAGGAGCCAGCTGTGAGGCCAGGGAGCACTGCTCAGCAGACCCACAAGGCCAATAACACTG GGGCCAGGTTCCGCACTGCAGGCTTGGAGGATGCTGGCCAGCCTGCCCTTGGCTCGTCCCCAGAGCCCCAGCAGCTCTCCGAGGACAAGCCTCAG GATGCCAGCCTCCAGGACGTGCCTGGTGAGGGCCTGGAGGGCATGGGCCCTGCTGGGAGCAGGGCCAAGTCAAAGGCAACCCTGGACGAGCTGCTGGACACGCTGAAGCTGCTGGAGCAGGAACCTGAACCGCTGTCCTGCCCCCGGGCCTACCACAAGGACAAATATGCCTGGACCGACGAG GAGGACGATGCCAGCTCCCTGACGGCGGACAACCTGGAGAAATTTGGGAAGTTGAGTGCAGCCGCTGGCCCCCCTGAGGATGGGACCCTGCTTTCAGAGGCCAAACTGCAGAGCATCATGAACTTCCTGGACGAGATGGAGAAGTCTGGGCAGGGCCGGCCGGCCTCAGCCCCTCAG GGGCCCAtgctggaggaggggctggggcgcCTGGAGCCTGCATCCGAGGTCAGCACATCAGTGATGCGACTGCAGCTGGAGGTGGAGGAGAAGAAACAGGCAATGGTGCTACTGCAGAGGGCGCTG GCACAGCAGCGAGACCTCACCTTCCGGCGGGTCAAAGAGACGGAGAGGGAGCTGGGCCGGCAGCTACGGCAGCAGAAGGAGCACTATGAGGCCACCATACAGCGGCACCTATCTTTCATCGACCAG CTGATCGAAGACAAGAAGGCTCTGGGCGAGAAGTGTGAggccctggtggctgagctgaaGCTGGGGGACCAGAGGCgcaaggacagggaggcccagctgCAGGAGCAGCATGAGCTG GAGATTAAGAAACTCAAAGAACTCATGAGCGCCACGGAGAAAGTCCGCAGAGAGAAGTGGATCAATGAGAAAACCCGGAAGATCAAGGAGATCACGGTCAAAG gcctGGAGCCTGAGATCCAGAAGCTGATCGCCAAGCACAAGCAGGAGGTAAAGAAGCTCAAGGGTCTGCACGCGACAGAGCTGCTGCAGGCAGAGGAGCGCGCGGCGCAGCATTACGGGCGCCAGGCGGAGGAGCTCCGCGAGCATCTGGAGCGGGAGAAGGAGGCGCTGGGCCGGCAGGAGTGGGAGCGAGCCCAGCAGCG TTTCGAGCAGCACCTGGAGCAGGAGCAGCGGGCCctgcagcagcagcggcggcggcttTACAACGAGGTTGCGGAGGAGAAGGAGCGGCTGGGCCAGCAGGCCGCCAG GCAGCGGGCAGAGCTGGATGAGCTGAGGCGGCAGCTAGAGGAAAGCAGCTCCGCAGGCGGCCGGGCCTTGAGGGCAGAGTttgagaaggggagagaggagcagGAGCGCAAGCACCAG ATGGAACTGAAGGCCCTGAAGGACCAGCTGGAGGTGGAGAGACAGATGTGGGAAGCCAACTCCGccaagaaggag GAAGCATGGTTGCTGAACCGAGAACGGGAGCTGAAGGAGGAGATGCGGAAAGGCCGGGACAAGGAAATTGAGCTGGTCATTCACCGGCTGGAGGCTGACATGACGCAGGCCAGGGAGGAGAGCGAACGGGCCGCGGAGAACCG GGTCAAGCGCCTCCGGGATAAGTACGAGGCGGAGCTCTCGGAGCTGGAGCAGTCGGAGCGGAAGCTCCAGGAGCGGTGTGCGGAGCTGAAGGGGCGCCTTGGGGAGGCCGAAGGGGAGAACGTACGTCTGCAGGGCCTGGTGcgacagaaggagaaggaactggcagacGTGAAGGCG GTGAACGAGCAGCTGACTGGAGAGCGCAGCAGCCTGGCCCAGGTCCTTCGCCAGGAGTTCGCTGACCGGCTGGTGACGTCCGAAGAGGAGAACCGGCAGGTCAAGGCCGAGCTGGCTGAGCTGCGGGCCCGCCAGCGGCTCGAGCTGGAGCAGCTCACGCGGGAGAAGCAAGCGGAGCTGGAAGAGGTTCACGGGAG GGTGAAGATGGCCCTGGCAAAGAAGGAGGAGGCCGTGAGCAGCCTCCGGAAGCAGCACCAG GCCGCGATGAAGCGGGCTGACCACCTGGAGGAGCTGCTGGAGCAGTGCAGGCGGCCATTTCCGAGCACCAAGTGA